Below is a genomic region from Rhinatrema bivittatum chromosome 8, aRhiBiv1.1, whole genome shotgun sequence.
gTGAAAGACTGAATTAGGGGAGTCAATTGTTAAAATGCTCTTTCGAAAGCAGTTTGGTCTATGTATAGCAGGACTGAGGGACATGTCAAAGAGCCCCACTGAAATACTTTGAATTGGGGGATTTTATTTTCCAAAGATAAgaactataaaataaataaataaataaataaataaatcggtttatttaaaattaaatgaaTGTCCTTGCAAGGGCAAGTCTGTCCAGCTTAGAGAAGGGTCAGAGCTGGAGAGATGCAGGATAATAGAGGGAgagatgcaattaaaaaaaaaggcgcAGAAAGAGAGCAGAGTTTACCAGAAACACAACAAGACAAGGGGAGAAAACGACAGCCAATGCAGAGGTGGGATTATACATAGGATTGTACAGAGGTGGGATATAAATATGGTTTTAAAAGTAAAGGGTGCAAATGACAGAGATCCAGAGATCTCTTCTTGGCAAGAGTGAGAAACAGGCTTAAAACTGcatggagagaggaaaaggagaatgatGCAAGTGGCCAAAAGACAGTAGAGGGTGATAAGGCCATCCTTATTTCCGGTGGTGCCCTACATGAGAATGGAGCGCTCTggcagcatccccccccccccccccccccacacacacacagcagtgcCGGTGAAATGGCTGTGACTAGGAAGGAGGGGCTTGAAGACAGAGCGAGAGGGAGAAGAGAACAGAGGAAGATAAGATAAAGGTAACAAGATGGAGACAGAAGGCAGAGACCAAGTCAAAACAGAGAGAAAGAcgaaggaggcagaggagagacAGATCCCTTTCTCTCCAACATTTCATCAGTCCAGTCTGTAAACAGGGCTGCTGAGGCCCAACCTCGGAAAGGGTGTTCTTCACAGCATGGTGGTCCTGGTGGTGCAGGTCCCATTGCGGTAAACCATTTCAGAACCCAGGCAGTCGTGATTCTGGTAGTCTTTGGGCTTGCAGGACCTGGTCTTTAGTGCTATCGCACAGTAGTCCACTGGCTGCTCCAGCCCACCCTCCATCCATTTGAAACAAATGATCCTCTGAAAGGAGCGGCGGAAGTTGTCTGAGACAAAGCCATAGAGGATGGGATTGGCTCCACTGTTAGCATAGCTGAGAATGACGAAGAACTGGGTGACCAAAGGGTCCGGTGGGCGAAGGAAGACGCTCAGCAGCTGGATGATGTAGAAGGGCATCCAACAGACAATGAAGACAGCAACGACCAGCATCACCATGCGTGTGATTCTCCTTTCGGACTTCCGCCGCTGCAGCCAGCCTGCCTTGAGGGCCACAGCTCTCATCTTGATCACAATCAGGCAGTAGCAAAGGCAGATGGCCACTACCGGGATCAGAAAGCCCAGGAGAAATGTGTAGACCACGAAAGCTTTCAGCcataaaaagctggaattttctGGCCACAGAAAATTGCAATCCACACCTCCATCACTAGCTGGTACTGTGTCAGCAAAGATGATGATGGGCAAGATCACCAGCAGTGAAAATACCCATATACAGGTGTTGATGACCTTGGCGACGGTTGGCCTGCGATACTTGGCAGCCTTGATGGGATGGACCACGGCAATGTACCTGTCAACACTCAATACAGTCAAGCAGAAGATACTGGTGAACATGTTGATACCGTCAACACTCAAGACCAGCCGGCACATGAAAGAGCCAAAGGGCCAGTGCTGAAGCACTGTGCTTGTGGCCAGGAAGGGCACACTCAACATGAAGAGCTCATCTGCAATGGCCAAGTTCAAGATGTAGATGTTGGTGGCAGTCTTCATCTTGGCATACTTCAGGATTACATAGATAACCATAGCATTGCCAGTCAAGCCCACGCAGCACACAATGGCATAAATGGATGGGATGACAATCTGGCTGGCATGGTGATAGTGCCCTGAGACattatgatcaaatttgccaaatCGTTCATCTGTGTTGTTCAGCCCTGCCATTGGACCCTGTCCGTTCTAATCGGAGGTTTAATTTCTGGTCTTCTTTTGTCCAGCAGGGGGCTACTTTGTTGCCAGGAACCAGGCTGATTATTTTAGAAGACTAACATCCCGGTACCTGCCCCATAGTCATGGATTCAGTCAGTCTGTGGCACAGACCTAGAAGTGACACTAGCCAAATAGTGGAAGCATAGCCATTCCAAGTGCATTGTTGCTATAAGACATATGAGATGTCTTAGTTCCACGTCCTCCTCCTGTCCCACTTGGTCAC
It encodes:
- the LOC115098114 gene encoding somatostatin receptor type 1-like; the encoded protein is MAGLNNTDERFGKFDHNVSGHYHHASQIVIPSIYAIVCCVGLTGNAMVIYVILKYAKMKTATNIYILNLAIADELFMLSVPFLATSTVLQHWPFGSFMCRLVLSVDGINMFTSIFCLTVLSVDRYIAVVHPIKAAKYRRPTVAKVINTCIWVFSLLVILPIIIFADTVPASDGGVDCNFLWPENSSFLWLKAFVVYTFLLGFLIPVVAICLCYCLIVIKMRAVALKAGWLQRRKSERRITRMVMLVVAVFIVCWMPFYIIQLLSVFLRPPDPLVTQFFVILSYANSGANPILYGFVSDNFRRSFQRIICFKWMEGGLEQPVDYCAIALKTRSCKPKDYQNHDCLGSEMVYRNGTCTTRTTML